A genomic window from Treponema maltophilum ATCC 51939 includes:
- a CDS encoding LIC_12708 family protein: MFRMPNFFRAASLRFVRVSLFSLVFLFVSSCGSGKPVAAFEKEELFDLHYGSFENELSLFDLRVPGEIRTSLVMNEGFFYIANAEAAKIMELTSYGDLIGILYNADKNPVPSFVTLSGSKTVSALDSSGAVSTQHAVAYPFNSLSALAVDSGKRLYAADILPRERFVFDEKTKTVLRSAVLRFENDGSFIDYLGQEGPGGTPFPYIKNIYTTKQNELVVVCLIESGYSIFWFSRDGYLKYKVPVQPSSFPPYEADNGESVFASLEQVIPDYTQPVLYLKIDYYPAEIDASTRVQSGMKFDKTLLYPLNLETGLYGEPIAVPDFEQTVTYGYTKEVFSMSYDFLGVTEMQWFFFITTDESGFSILMLKENGQKIIRRHLDMDMGSVVYHNFSLSPSGIISALIAREDKASVMWWRTDTLIAAIIK; encoded by the coding sequence ATGTTCCGAATGCCGAATTTTTTCCGTGCCGCGAGTTTACGCTTTGTGCGCGTGTCGCTTTTTTCTCTGGTATTTTTATTCGTAAGTTCGTGCGGAAGCGGCAAACCGGTGGCCGCCTTCGAAAAAGAAGAACTGTTCGACTTGCATTACGGCAGCTTTGAAAACGAACTGAGCCTGTTCGATTTGCGCGTTCCCGGCGAAATTCGGACAAGCTTGGTTATGAACGAAGGCTTTTTTTATATCGCAAACGCCGAAGCCGCAAAGATAATGGAACTGACTTCTTACGGCGACTTAATCGGTATTTTGTACAATGCGGACAAAAATCCCGTTCCGTCATTCGTGACGCTGAGCGGCAGCAAAACGGTTTCGGCCTTGGATTCTTCGGGCGCCGTTTCGACGCAGCATGCGGTGGCCTATCCGTTCAACAGTTTAAGCGCTTTGGCCGTCGATTCGGGAAAACGCTTATACGCCGCCGACATTTTGCCGCGCGAGCGCTTTGTGTTCGACGAAAAAACAAAAACCGTACTGCGTTCAGCCGTTTTGCGTTTTGAAAACGACGGTTCGTTCATCGACTATTTGGGACAGGAAGGGCCGGGCGGCACGCCGTTCCCGTACATAAAAAACATCTATACGACAAAGCAAAACGAATTGGTCGTCGTGTGTTTGATCGAAAGCGGCTATTCGATATTTTGGTTTTCGCGCGACGGCTATTTAAAATACAAGGTTCCCGTTCAGCCTTCTTCGTTTCCGCCCTACGAAGCGGATAACGGCGAAAGCGTGTTTGCGTCTTTGGAGCAGGTGATTCCCGATTATACGCAGCCCGTGCTGTATTTGAAAATCGATTATTATCCGGCCGAAATAGACGCTTCGACGAGAGTACAGTCGGGCATGAAATTCGACAAAACGCTTTTATATCCTTTGAATTTGGAAACCGGTTTGTACGGCGAGCCTATCGCGGTGCCCGATTTTGAGCAAACGGTAACGTACGGATACACAAAAGAAGTTTTTTCGATGTCCTACGATTTTTTGGGCGTTACCGAAATGCAGTGGTTTTTCTTTATTACGACCGACGAAAGCGGATTTTCGATTTTAATGCTCAAAGAAAACGGTCAAAAAATTATCCGCCGTCATTTGGATATGGATATGGGATCCGTCGTATACCACAATTTTTCACTTTCGCCTTCGGGGATTATTTCCGCCCTTATTGCGCGGGAAGATAAAGCGTCGGTTATGTGGTGGAGAACCGACACGCTTATAGCGGCGATTATAAAATGA
- the secA gene encoding preprotein translocase subunit SecA, with protein sequence MIDAIMTFLFGSKHERDVKNLLPIVQKVNEKESWAAALDADGFLKQTAAFKERLANGETLDDILPEAFALAREAAKRVLGERAYDVQVMGSIVLHSGRIVEMKTGEGKTLMCVAAAYLNSLTGKGVHVVTVNDYLAQRDADWMRPVYAYLGVTVGSIISNMDNDARKAAYNCDITYGTNNELGFDYLRDNMQLVPEQKVQRGFAFGIVDEIDSILIDEARTPLIISGQGEDDTVKFFEVDKYVNQFEEVQKNPETGLYPDEVQGEQVIGDYTLDEKSRRVSFTDAGMLKIEDILKKHNLIRGSVFDEENFEYIHYFTQAIRAHTLYKIDVDYVVKDKQVQIVDEFTGRILEGRRYGDGLHQAIEAKEHIHIAQRNRTLATITFQNFFRMYKKLAGMTGTADTEAVEFSKIYNLDVVVIPTNKPVIRIDENDEVYLNEHDKWEAICNEIAEAHKKGQPVLVGTVSIEKSEHLSSLLTRRGIRHEVLNAKNHAREALIIAEAGAKGAVTIATNMAGRGTDIKLGGNPEFRARKRAGTEADEQQYAAAYKTEKEKWLGDYEEVKQAGGLYVIGTERHESRRIDNQLRGRSGRQGDPGRSKFYISMDDDLMRLFGGEKMKAMMSRIGMEPGEPIYHPWLTKGIERAQKKVEERNFEIRKHLLEYDDVLNEQRRFMYDQRDAILVDDNLKERILTTARETVEDLADEYNAASRKNAEAAFADLSAKLKQNFALQLPQDAVEAVQAQKHDAKHNPLAEYLMSLLEDDLNEKEALTGKENLNMFIRWQYVQAIDRKWLDHLETLESLREAVYLRSYGSKNPLTEYKIDGFNIFDEMLDSIRNEIASRVFKVKITNAQGEDVQRKGRSLTMNAQHNAMGAFDAGAARSAAAASPFASKRQGENVTVVRTVPKVGRNDPCPCGSGKKYKHCCGR encoded by the coding sequence ATGATTGACGCGATAATGACATTCCTGTTCGGTTCAAAGCACGAACGCGATGTAAAAAACCTTTTGCCGATTGTGCAAAAGGTAAACGAAAAAGAAAGTTGGGCCGCCGCTTTGGATGCGGACGGATTTTTAAAACAAACGGCAGCCTTTAAAGAGCGGCTCGCAAACGGCGAAACGCTCGACGATATTTTACCCGAAGCTTTTGCGCTCGCCCGCGAAGCGGCAAAGCGGGTGCTCGGCGAGCGCGCCTATGACGTTCAGGTTATGGGCTCAATCGTTTTGCATTCGGGGCGCATTGTCGAAATGAAAACCGGCGAAGGAAAAACCCTTATGTGCGTCGCCGCGGCTTATTTGAACAGCTTAACGGGAAAAGGCGTCCACGTCGTAACGGTAAACGATTACCTTGCGCAGCGCGATGCCGACTGGATGCGCCCCGTGTATGCGTACTTAGGCGTAACCGTCGGTTCCATCATATCGAATATGGACAACGATGCGCGCAAAGCCGCTTATAACTGCGATATTACCTACGGCACAAACAACGAACTGGGTTTCGATTACCTGCGCGACAATATGCAGCTTGTTCCCGAACAAAAGGTGCAGCGCGGTTTTGCCTTCGGCATCGTGGACGAAATCGACTCGATTTTAATCGACGAAGCGCGCACGCCGCTCATTATTTCGGGACAGGGCGAAGACGATACGGTTAAATTTTTTGAAGTCGACAAATACGTCAATCAGTTTGAAGAAGTGCAAAAAAATCCCGAAACGGGTTTGTATCCGGATGAAGTTCAGGGCGAACAGGTTATCGGCGATTATACGCTCGACGAAAAAAGCCGCCGCGTTTCTTTTACCGATGCGGGCATGCTTAAAATCGAAGACATCTTAAAAAAACATAATTTAATACGCGGCTCGGTATTCGATGAAGAAAACTTCGAGTATATTCATTACTTTACGCAGGCGATCCGCGCGCACACATTGTATAAAATCGACGTGGACTATGTCGTCAAAGACAAGCAAGTACAAATCGTAGATGAATTTACCGGCCGTATTTTGGAAGGCAGGCGCTACGGCGACGGGCTGCACCAAGCCATCGAAGCCAAAGAGCACATCCACATTGCCCAACGCAACCGGACGCTCGCGACAATCACCTTTCAGAATTTTTTCCGTATGTATAAAAAGCTTGCCGGTATGACCGGAACGGCCGATACCGAAGCGGTCGAATTCAGCAAGATATACAATTTGGACGTTGTCGTTATTCCGACAAACAAGCCCGTTATCCGCATAGACGAAAACGATGAAGTGTATTTGAATGAACACGACAAGTGGGAAGCCATTTGCAACGAAATCGCCGAAGCGCATAAAAAAGGCCAGCCCGTTTTGGTCGGCACCGTTTCGATTGAAAAGTCGGAACATTTAAGCTCGCTTTTAACGAGGCGCGGCATACGGCACGAAGTATTGAACGCAAAGAATCACGCGCGCGAAGCGCTGATTATCGCCGAAGCCGGCGCCAAGGGAGCCGTTACAATCGCGACCAATATGGCAGGACGCGGAACCGACATCAAGCTCGGAGGGAACCCCGAATTCAGAGCGCGCAAACGCGCCGGAACCGAAGCCGACGAACAACAATACGCGGCGGCGTATAAAACCGAAAAAGAAAAATGGCTCGGCGATTACGAAGAAGTAAAACAAGCCGGCGGTTTGTACGTTATCGGCACGGAACGCCACGAAAGCCGGCGCATCGATAACCAGCTGCGCGGACGTTCGGGACGTCAGGGAGACCCCGGCCGCAGCAAATTTTACATTTCGATGGACGACGATCTTATGCGTCTTTTCGGCGGCGAAAAAATGAAGGCGATGATGAGCCGTATCGGCATGGAACCGGGAGAACCGATTTACCATCCGTGGCTCACAAAAGGAATAGAGCGCGCGCAAAAAAAGGTTGAAGAGCGAAACTTCGAAATAAGAAAGCACTTACTCGAATACGACGACGTTTTAAACGAACAGCGCCGCTTTATGTACGATCAGCGCGACGCCATTCTCGTCGACGACAATCTTAAAGAGCGTATTTTAACCACCGCGCGCGAAACGGTCGAAGACCTCGCCGATGAGTACAATGCCGCGTCGCGCAAAAATGCGGAAGCGGCCTTTGCCGATCTTTCGGCAAAGCTCAAGCAAAACTTTGCCCTGCAGCTGCCGCAGGACGCCGTCGAAGCAGTGCAGGCGCAAAAACACGATGCAAAGCACAATCCGCTTGCCGAATATCTTATGAGCCTGCTTGAGGACGATTTGAACGAAAAAGAAGCGCTGACGGGCAAAGAAAATCTGAATATGTTTATTCGCTGGCAGTACGTTCAGGCAATCGATCGCAAATGGCTCGACCATTTGGAAACGCTTGAAAGTCTGCGCGAAGCGGTATACCTCCGCTCCTACGGTTCAAAAAATCCGTTAACCGAATATAAAATCGACGGCTTTAACATCTTCGACGAAATGCTCGACAGCATCCGCAACGAAATCGCATCGCGCGTTTTTAAAGTCAAAATAACGAACGCTCAGGGCGAAGACGTACAGCGCAAGGGCCGCTCTCTTACGATGAACGCCCAACACAACGCGATGGGTGCCTTCGACGCCGGAGCCGCACGGTCGGCTGCCGCAGCCTCTCCCTTTGCGTCAAAACGGCAGGGCGAAAACGTAACGGTCGTGCGTACCGTCCCCAAAGTCGGCAGAAACGATCCGTGCCCCTGCGGTTCGGGCAAAAAATACAAACACTGCTGCGGCAGGTAA
- a CDS encoding EamA family transporter: MWKLFALLSAVCAAAMSILAKIGMKGVDSNLATALRTLVALFLAWTIVLTTGTFRGIKTLTGQNWLFLALSGLATGLSWLFYFAAIQRGPVSKVVPIDKFSVVLTIFLSFIVLHEQINAKTLIGGLLITAGTFVLIL; encoded by the coding sequence ATGTGGAAGCTGTTTGCCCTTCTTTCGGCAGTGTGCGCCGCGGCAATGTCGATTTTGGCAAAAATCGGCATGAAGGGCGTCGACTCGAATCTCGCTACGGCGCTTCGAACATTGGTCGCGCTTTTCCTTGCATGGACGATTGTACTGACAACGGGCACCTTCCGCGGCATAAAAACGCTGACGGGACAAAATTGGCTTTTTTTAGCCCTTTCCGGCCTCGCAACGGGTTTATCGTGGCTTTTTTATTTTGCTGCGATTCAGCGCGGTCCCGTTTCTAAAGTCGTCCCCATCGATAAATTCAGCGTCGTATTGACTATTTTTCTTTCGTTTATCGTCCTGCACGAACAGATAAACGCAAAAACCCTCATCGGCGGTTTACTCATAACGGCCGGAACCTTTGTATTGATTTTATAG
- the ppdK gene encoding pyruvate, phosphate dikinase → MTKKKFVYFFGAGKAEGSASMKDGLGGKGANLAEMTNLGIPVPPGFTISTEVCKLYYENGKKYPDSLEGEVAEHLGRLEKLMGKKLGDADDPLLVSVRSGAAQSMPGMMDTILNLGMNDKAVEGLSKKTDNPRFAWDAYRRFIQMFGDVAMGVPAESFENALDDIKVSKGVKLDTELNADDLKKLVSRYKEIYKKNTGKDFPQNPVEQMWGAINAVFGSWMNERAIKYRALNSIRGLAGTAVNIQSMVFGNFGDDSGTGVCFSRDPSTGENKFYGEYLMNAQGEDVVAGIRTPETIEKLAGENKEVYAELVRIRDRLEKHYRDMQDMEFTVQQGKLFILQTRSGKRTGQAAVRCAVDMVEEKLIDKKTAVTRVSPDQLDQLLHPRIDPAAIKNTKPLTKGLNASPGAACGQIVYTADEADSWVQKGHKVILVRKDTSPEDITGMVVSEGILTATGGMTSHAAVVARGMGTPCVCGASEVLFSNGEVFINGKAFERGDFITIDGSTGCVYEGQLPLIDSEISDRLNTFLTWCDEIRTASVRTNTGGKAIKGFSVRANADQPSDAKHAFDFGAEGIGLCRTEHMFFDRDKLIHFRAMIASDTQEQRREALANILPLQKKDFIGIFEAMNGRPVTIRLLDPPLHEFIPHTQTEREELAQIMHIDLEKLNAKLDALHEMNPMLGHRGCRLAITYPEIYEMQVEAIALAAADCMKRKIAVQPEIMIPIVCDNDELEIIRGQAEAVIQKVFDQEKVKFDVKIGSMIEVPRAALLADKLAEYADFFSFGTNDLTQMTFAFSRDDAGKFLTSYLVKDVLMADPFKTLDEEGVGELINIARTKSRARKPDLKLGICGEHGGDPDTIDFCYRAGLNYVSCSPYRVPVARLAAAQAVIRNG, encoded by the coding sequence ATGACAAAGAAAAAGTTTGTCTATTTTTTCGGCGCCGGAAAAGCCGAAGGCTCCGCGTCCATGAAAGACGGACTCGGCGGTAAGGGCGCTAACTTAGCTGAAATGACGAATTTGGGTATTCCCGTTCCCCCGGGATTTACCATTTCAACCGAAGTTTGCAAGTTATATTACGAAAACGGAAAAAAATACCCCGATTCGCTTGAAGGGGAAGTCGCCGAACACCTCGGCCGGCTTGAAAAACTGATGGGGAAAAAACTCGGCGATGCCGACGATCCGCTTTTGGTATCGGTGCGCTCGGGTGCGGCTCAGTCCATGCCGGGCATGATGGATACGATTTTGAACCTCGGTATGAACGATAAAGCGGTTGAAGGTTTGTCGAAAAAGACGGACAATCCCCGTTTTGCATGGGACGCGTACCGGCGCTTTATTCAAATGTTCGGCGATGTGGCCATGGGCGTTCCTGCCGAAAGTTTTGAAAACGCGCTGGACGACATAAAGGTGTCCAAGGGGGTAAAACTCGATACCGAACTCAACGCCGACGACTTAAAAAAACTTGTCAGCCGCTATAAAGAAATCTATAAAAAGAACACGGGAAAAGATTTTCCGCAAAATCCCGTCGAACAAATGTGGGGCGCGATAAACGCGGTATTCGGTTCGTGGATGAACGAACGCGCAATAAAATACCGCGCACTCAACAGCATCCGCGGTCTTGCCGGAACGGCCGTCAATATTCAGTCCATGGTTTTCGGTAACTTCGGCGACGATTCGGGTACGGGCGTATGCTTCAGCCGCGACCCGTCCACCGGCGAAAATAAATTCTACGGCGAATATTTGATGAACGCTCAGGGTGAAGACGTCGTTGCCGGCATCCGCACTCCCGAAACCATCGAAAAACTTGCCGGCGAAAATAAAGAAGTGTATGCCGAGTTGGTGCGCATCCGCGACCGCCTCGAAAAACACTACCGCGATATGCAGGATATGGAATTCACCGTTCAGCAGGGCAAACTCTTTATTTTGCAGACGCGAAGCGGAAAAAGAACCGGGCAGGCCGCGGTACGCTGCGCCGTCGATATGGTTGAAGAAAAACTTATCGATAAAAAAACGGCCGTTACGCGCGTTTCTCCCGACCAACTTGACCAGCTTTTGCATCCGAGGATCGATCCTGCCGCAATCAAAAACACCAAGCCTCTTACGAAAGGTTTGAACGCTTCTCCGGGAGCCGCTTGCGGCCAGATTGTATACACCGCCGACGAAGCCGATTCGTGGGTACAAAAAGGCCATAAGGTTATCTTGGTGCGCAAAGACACGAGCCCCGAAGATATTACCGGCATGGTCGTTTCCGAAGGTATTTTAACCGCAACCGGCGGTATGACAAGCCATGCGGCCGTTGTTGCGCGCGGCATGGGAACTCCCTGCGTATGCGGCGCTTCCGAAGTGCTGTTTTCGAACGGCGAAGTATTCATCAACGGAAAAGCCTTTGAACGCGGCGATTTTATCACGATCGACGGTTCCACCGGCTGCGTGTATGAAGGCCAGCTTCCGCTTATCGATTCGGAAATTTCGGACCGCTTGAACACGTTCTTAACGTGGTGCGACGAAATCCGTACCGCTTCCGTGCGTACGAACACGGGCGGCAAAGCCATTAAAGGCTTCAGCGTCCGCGCAAACGCCGATCAGCCTTCCGATGCGAAGCACGCGTTCGATTTCGGCGCCGAAGGCATCGGCTTGTGCCGCACCGAACACATGTTCTTCGACCGCGATAAACTGATTCATTTCCGCGCGATGATCGCATCCGATACGCAGGAGCAGCGCCGCGAAGCTTTGGCGAATATTTTGCCGCTGCAAAAAAAAGACTTTATCGGTATTTTCGAAGCGATGAACGGCCGGCCCGTAACCATACGGCTTTTGGATCCGCCGCTGCACGAATTTATTCCGCACACGCAAACCGAACGCGAAGAGCTTGCGCAGATTATGCATATCGATTTGGAAAAACTGAATGCAAAGCTGGACGCCCTGCACGAAATGAACCCGATGCTCGGCCACCGCGGCTGCCGTTTGGCGATCACCTATCCGGAAATTTACGAAATGCAGGTTGAAGCCATCGCGCTTGCCGCCGCCGATTGTATGAAGCGCAAAATCGCCGTACAGCCGGAAATTATGATTCCGATTGTCTGCGACAATGACGAATTGGAAATTATCCGCGGACAAGCCGAAGCGGTCATTCAAAAGGTATTCGATCAGGAAAAAGTAAAGTTCGACGTAAAAATCGGTTCGATGATAGAAGTGCCCAGAGCGGCGCTCCTTGCCGATAAGCTCGCCGAATACGCGGACTTTTTCAGCTTCGGTACGAACGACTTAACGCAGATGACCTTTGCGTTCAGCCGCGACGACGCCGGAAAATTTCTTACTTCGTATTTGGTAAAAGACGTCCTGATGGCCGATCCGTTTAAAACGCTCGACGAAGAAGGCGTCGGAGAACTCATAAATATTGCCCGCACCAAATCGCGGGCACGAAAGCCCGACTTAAAGCTCGGCATTTGCGGCGAGCACGGCGGAGATCCGGATACCATCGATTTTTGCTACCGCGCCGGATTAAACTATGTTTCCTGCTCACCTTACCGCGTACCCGTCGCCCGTTTAGCCGCCGCCCAAGCGGTTATCCGCAACGGCTGA
- a CDS encoding CapA family protein, with translation MKKILYLCAALLCTVIAFFDAFSCKSFQTDAQSVRTDGAAEPGAKNAAALLEPPIKQQPLYLAFAGDIMAHSVNYRMKDYNLIYEDIVPLLSSRDLAFANLETPVCDKRPYQTYPCFNVHTEYVEAAVNAGFNVFSLANNHTNDQGKEGIEGTAACFKELQKQNVYSAGLKHGNSNELSYALIDVQGWKILFAAVTEIVNSNIQTALFDFYPDSPKGKAALKKSLTELRRAHECDAFILSIHVSDPEYVLGVTKARRDYFYELLNTGVDIIWANHSHVTKPWERIVDANGKTVKFIMYGAGNTISGQNIPINFADPAHPYEYTGTGVIFSMELKQAHASTNTDAHASAAASTLSIENIQTEIIVTHADEKSNYVIKRLTEDFIGRQNKKLAAYYAKRLSLMRQIGEITWP, from the coding sequence ATGAAAAAGATTTTGTACCTGTGCGCGGCTCTCCTCTGTACCGTCATCGCTTTTTTCGACGCATTTTCGTGCAAATCATTTCAGACCGATGCGCAAAGCGTACGCACGGACGGGGCCGCCGAGCCCGGCGCAAAAAACGCAGCGGCTCTGCTCGAACCGCCGATAAAGCAGCAGCCGTTGTATCTTGCCTTTGCCGGAGATATTATGGCGCATTCGGTCAATTACCGCATGAAAGACTACAATCTTATCTACGAAGACATCGTGCCGCTTTTAAGTTCGCGCGATTTGGCCTTTGCCAACTTGGAAACGCCCGTGTGCGACAAGCGCCCGTATCAAACCTATCCCTGTTTTAATGTGCATACCGAATATGTCGAAGCGGCCGTAAACGCCGGATTTAACGTATTTTCGTTGGCGAACAATCATACAAACGATCAGGGAAAAGAAGGAATCGAAGGTACGGCCGCCTGTTTTAAAGAGCTGCAAAAGCAAAACGTATACAGTGCGGGTTTAAAACACGGCAATTCGAACGAACTCAGCTATGCGCTGATCGACGTGCAGGGATGGAAAATTCTTTTTGCCGCCGTTACCGAAATCGTCAATTCGAACATTCAAACCGCTTTGTTCGATTTTTATCCCGATTCGCCGAAGGGAAAGGCCGCGTTAAAAAAAAGCCTTACCGAATTACGCCGCGCACACGAATGCGATGCGTTTATACTCAGTATTCACGTAAGCGATCCGGAATACGTACTCGGCGTAACAAAAGCGCGGCGCGATTATTTTTACGAACTTTTAAATACGGGAGTCGACATCATTTGGGCAAACCACTCGCACGTAACAAAGCCGTGGGAACGCATCGTCGATGCGAACGGCAAAACCGTCAAATTCATCATGTACGGTGCAGGTAATACGATTTCCGGACAAAACATTCCCATCAATTTTGCGGATCCCGCGCATCCGTACGAATACACGGGAACGGGCGTTATTTTCAGCATGGAATTAAAACAAGCGCACGCAAGCACAAACACGGACGCGCACGCAAGCGCTGCAGCGAGCACACTTTCAATCGAAAACATACAAACCGAAATTATCGTGACACACGCCGACGAAAAGTCGAACTACGTTATAAAAAGGCTGACCGAAGATTTTATCGGCCGTCAAAATAAAAAACTGGCCGCCTATTACGCAAAGCGTCTTTCTCTTATGCGGCAAATAGGAGAAATAACATGGCCTTAG